The genomic window CGAAGCCATCAATCACATCAAGCTCATGGGTCTAGGGGATTTTGTCTATAAATATCCCCACGAACTATCAGGCGGACAGCGCCAGCGAGTCGGCATCGCCAGGGCCCTAGCCGTCAACACTCAAGTCCTTTTATTGGACGAGCCTTTTTCCGCTCTCGATACGGAAACGACCATAGAATTGCATAAAGATTTATTAAAAATTTGGCAAGACACGGGCAAAACAATCGTGATGGTTTCCCACAGTATTGAAGAAGCGATTACTTTGGCCAACCGAATAATCATGGTGCAGGATCACACCATCAAACATATTTTTCCTATAAGCATCTCTCGACCGAGACACGAACAGACTACAGAGTTTATGACTGAATTCAACAAAATTCGCTCGGCCTTTCTAAAAAAGTGAGTAGGCTAGCATTGGGGCTGACCAAAGCATCAGGAGAGCTCCTATCAAAGCCATATTTTTCATGAAATGAACCTGTTCGGAAGCTCTGGCCTGTGGATCAGAGGCTGTCCAAAAATTGTGCATCATAAAAGTGGTTGGGATAAGAAAAACAATCAACGCCAGAGTAGCCCACCAGATATACAGACCCAATATATAGCCAACCCCACCGACCAACAAAAGCAGGCCGGTCACTATGATGCTCGTCCTTGGCAGAGGCACTTTCTTTGAAGCTGCGTAGCCTGTCAGCATATTGACGTGAGCCAAGTGATTGATACCGCTTCTGATCCAGAAAATTCCAAAAATAACTTGACCAACAATAGCGAGTATTTGCATATATTTATTTTAATTAAGGAAAACTGATAATTAAATATTATACACCTTGTTTGACTTTTTTCACTTTGAGCCTAAGATAAGCCGCAGACAAAAGAAAGGTTTTATGGAAAAGAAAAAGATGGCTGTCATCAGCCAACTAAGCATGTTTTACGTGCTGGATCAGAAAGGGGCACTCTACTCAGTCTCCTCAGAACGGCACTTTCAAAGTGTACCCAAAGTCGATCTTTTAAAAAAAATGGGGGAAAAAATCATCCCCCACACAAGATACCTGCGCCAAGGTTCAATGGTGGCTGTCACCTCGAAATACGTCGGACTTTACAACCCGAGAAGGACAAGCGAAATCGTGGGCAGACTAAGTCCACA from Candidatus Paceibacterota bacterium includes these protein-coding regions:
- a CDS encoding ABC transporter ATP-binding protein: MEPIIILKEINKKFDTESVALSKTNLEIKKGEFVCIIGASGSGKSTILNLIAGIETPTSGTLIKPQDIAMVFQNGALLPWMTVLENVAIAIEAKLKNESGKSGLRKTKFAIQTEAINHIKLMGLGDFVYKYPHELSGGQRQRVGIARALAVNTQVLLLDEPFSALDTETTIELHKDLLKIWQDTGKTIVMVSHSIEEAITLANRIIMVQDHTIKHIFPISISRPRHEQTTEFMTEFNKIRSAFLKK
- a CDS encoding DoxX family membrane protein, which encodes MQILAIVGQVIFGIFWIRSGINHLAHVNMLTGYAASKKVPLPRTSIIVTGLLLLVGGVGYILGLYIWWATLALIVFLIPTTFMMHNFWTASDPQARASEQVHFMKNMALIGALLMLWSAPMLAYSLF